The genomic interval TCGCCGATCGGCGAGACCTTCGGGTCCCCCGTGGTGACCGGCGTCAACCTGTCGCTCGCGATCCCCGGCGAGGGCGTCGTCGCCGCCGTGCCCGAGTGGCACGAGGGCGACATCGTCATCACGAACGATCCCTACGCCACGTCGGGCCTCTCCACTCATCTCGCGGACGTGTGGCTGGTCAAGCCGATCTTCGCGGAGGGGCGGATCATCGCGTTCGGGTGCTGCTTCGTGCACTCCTCGGACGTGGGCGGCAAGGTGCCCGGCAGCATCTCGCCGACGAGCTACGACATCTTTCAGGAAGGCGTGCGGATCGCGCCCGTCAAGCTCTACGACCGCGGGACGTTGAACGAGCAGATCCTGCGCGTGTTCCTCGACAACTGCCGCATCCCGGAACAGAACTGGGGCGATCTGCGGGCGCTCATGGCGTCGCTGCACACCGGCGAGCGCCGCCTCCACGAACTGGTCGTCCGCTACGGCGTGACGCAGGTCGAGCGGGGGATCCAGGGCCTCCTGGCCTACGCGGAGCACCAGGTCCGCGCGATGATCCGCGAGATCCCCGACGGAGAGTACGCGTTCTGGGACTATCTCGAGGGCGGTCCGGGCGGGTACCCGATCCGCCTCAGGTGCCGCCTGGTCGTGACCGGCGACGAGATCTTGATGGACTTCGAGGGGACCGATCCGCAGGTCCGCGCGGCGTTCAACCTTCCGTCGTGCAACAAACAGGGGCACTACATGCTCGTGCCGACGCTGGTGCGGTACTTCCGGACGCTCGACCCGTCGTGTCCGTGGAACAGCGGCATGGTCAGGCCGGTCAGCAACCGCGCACCGGCCGGCAGTGTGCTCAACCCGGAACCGCCGGCCGCGTGCGGCGTGCGGGCCGCGACGTTCATCCGTCTCATGGACGTGGTGATTGGCGCGCTGAGCCAGGCGCAGCCAGACCGGCTCCCGGCGGCCGGCGCCGGGCAGGCGTGCATCGTGCTGCTCGCGATGGACGACGTCCGAACCGGCCGGCACCAGGTCGGCGTGGTCCAGCCGATCTGCGGCGGCTCCGGCGCCCGTCCGATGCGCGACGGGATCGACGGCATGGACTTCTCCGTCGGCTATCTCCGCAACGTTCCGGCCGAGACGCTGGAGACCGACATGCCGATCCTGATCGAGCGCTACGGGCTCCGCCAGGACTCCGGCGGCGCCGGGCGGTACCGCGGGGGAAGCGGCATCGAGCTCACCGTGCGCGTGTTCGCGCCGGACACCGTGATGACCGCCCGCGGCATGGAGCGGATGCGCTTTCGCCCGTGGGGCCGGCTCGGCGGATCGCCCGGCGAGAACGGCACCGCGGTGAAGAACCTGCACGCCCCGGACGAGACCCCGACCGGGCGCATCGACGAGCTGCTGCTGCAGCCGGGAGACGCGGTGACGTTTCTGTCGCAGGGCGGCGGCGGCTACGGCGATCCCTACGAGCGGGACGTCGAGCGCGTCCGGTCCGACGTGCGCCGCGGCTTGGTATCGGCGGAGGCGGCGCGGACGGAGTACGGCGTCGTCATTGCGGACGGACGCGTCGACGACGCCGCGACGCAGACCCTCCGGTCGAGCCGCCCGGCCCGTCGGACGCCGTTCGTCTTCGGCCCGGAGCGGGACGCGTTCGAGGCGGTGTGGTCCGACGCGATGCAACTGGCGTTGAACCGGTGCCTGATGACGTATCCCTTGGCGCTGCGCAACTACCTCAAGCAGCGGGCGATGACGGAGATCGACGCTCGCGCCGCGGCCCGGCGCGCCCCCGCACCCGGCGAGATCGCCGGGCTGGTCCGCGAGCTCTTCGAGCGTATGGCGGGGGGTGGCGGTGCCCTGAGCGGCGACCGCGCGGCCGTGCGGTCGTGACCGACGCCGCCGGCCGCGACGAGCGGGTCTTTCTCGAGATCCTCCACAACCGGCTGCAGGCGGTGGCGGAGGAGATGGCCTCCGTGGTGCTGCGCACCGGGTTCACGGTGTTCGTCAAGGAGACGGGAGACTTCAGCGCGGCGCTCGCCACCCGCGACGGCGAGGTGTTCGCCGCGCCGCTCGCCACGGGCACCACCAACAACCCCGGCAAACCGCATCGGCCGGTGATCGACGCGATTCCCGACTGGGCCGAGGGGGACGTCGTGATCGCGAACGACCCGTACACGACCGGCGGCCTCGCCACCCACCTCGCCGACCTGTACCTGTTCAAGCCGATCTTTGTCGCGGGGCGCCTGCTCTGTTTCGCGAGCTGCTTCATCCACAGCTCGGACGTCGGCGGCAAGGTGCCGGGGAGCATTTCCCCGACCTGCTACGACCTGTTTCAGGAAGGGTTCCGCCTGCGCCCCGTCAAGCTCTACGAGCAGGGGCGCCTGAACGAGCCGATCCGCAGGCTGCTGCTCGACAACTGTCGGATCCCCGCGCAGAACTGGGGCGACCTGAAGGCGCTGCTCGCGTGTCTCGCGACCGCGGGGCGCCGGATGCAGCAGTTGGCCGATCGCTACGGGTTCGACCGGATCGACCAGGGGATCGAGGGCGTGCTCGCGTGGGCGGAGCGGCGGGCCAGGCAGTTCATCGAGGAGATCCCGGACGGCGAGTACGTCTTTTGGGACTACCTGGAGGCCGACGCGTGGGGCGGTTCTCCGATCCGCCTGCGCTGCCGCATGGAGGTCCGCGGCAGCGACCTGTTCCTCGACTTCGCGGGCACCGACCACCAGGTGCGCGGCGCCTTCAACCTCCCGTCGCTCAATCAGAAAGCGCACTATCAGTTTGTGCCGACGCTCTGCCGGTACTTCCGCACGCGGGATCGGTCGATCCCGTTCAACAGCGGGCTGGTGCGCCCCGTTCACACCAACGCGCCCGCCGGTAGTCTGCTCAATCCCCTGCCTCCGGCGGCGGTCGGCGTGCGGGCGGCGACGAGCATCCGGATCATGGACGTCCTGCTCGGCCTGCTCGGTCAGGCGTTGCCGGCCGAGATCCCCGCGGCCGGCGCCGGCCAGGCGTGCATCGTCCTGCTCGCGATGCATGATCCGAGAAGCGGCCGCCGCCGGGTCGGCGTGATCCAGCCGATCGTCGGCGGCTCGGGAGCCCGGCCGAGGCAGGACGGAATCGACGGGATGGACTTCTGCGTCGGGTTTCTGCGCAACGTACCCGCGGAGACGTTGGAGACGGACATGCCGGTGCTGATCGAGCACTACGGTCTTCGCCCGGACTCGGCGGGACCCGGCCGCTACCGGGGCGGCATGGGACTCGTGCTGGCGCTCCGCGTGCTGTCGCCCGAAACGGTGCTGACGGCCCGCGGCATGGAGCGCATCCAGTTCCGGCCGTGGGGACGATGCGGGGGTGCCCCTGGATCGCTGGGGCACGCGACGGTGGCGACGGAGCGCGGCGAGAGCCGTTCGACGGGAAAGATCGACGAACTGCTGCTGCAGCCGGGCGAGGTGATCACGTTCTTCTCGCAGGGCGGCGGGGGCTACGGTGATCCGTATACGCGGGATCCGGAGGCGGTGGCCGCGGACGTGCGGCGCGGGCTGGTCAGTCCCGAGGCCGCAGAGCGCGACTACGGCGTAGTGCTCAGCGGACGCACGGTGGACGTCGACGCCACCACAAGGCTCCGGGCCCGACCCCGCGGCCGTCGACCGGACTTCGCGTACGGTCCCGAGCGCGAGGCGCTCGACGCGATCTGGTCCGACCCCGCGCGCATGGCGCTGCACGCGGCCCTGGAGGCGCAACCGCCGGGCTTTCGTTCCTACATGCGGGAGACGCTGATTCGTGCGCTGACGGCCCGCGCCGGCCCCGGAGGAACCGTGCGGGCAGACGACATCGCGGATGCGGTCCGGGAGTGTCGGGACAGGATCGCGCCCTCCGCATGATCGCTGCGCCATCGCGCGGGAGGGAGGACAGGGAGTCGCCCGGATTTCCTCGAAACCCACCCCACCGGCCGGCCGGCGTTCCCGGGAACGGCGGAAAACTCGTAGGGGGATCGGACCGGCGCCCGATGGCGGTTCCGTTGGCCGGAACGTAGTCTTAATGCGATAGATTTGGGCTATAATTGAGTGGCTGTTCCGTGAACACGAGGAGTCTGAACGGCCGCGCCCACGACGTCGCAGGCCGGAGGGGTTGGTACGGGGTGCGGAGGCCTGGTCGGGAGGGAGACGTCTAGTTGCAGCCCACCAATCCCCGGGACCCAAACTACTACCACAAGGTCGTCGACTGCCAGTGGGCGTGTCCCGCCCACACGCCGGTTCCGGAGTACATCCGGCTCATCGCAGCAGGCCGGTACACCGACGCGTACATGGTCAACTGGTGGTCGAATGTGTTCCCGGGCATCCTCGGGCGCACCTGCGATCGGCCCTGCGAACCGGCGTGCCGACGGGTCCGGGTCGAAGAGGAGCCGGTCGCGATCTGCCGGTTGAAGCGTGTCGCCGCCGACCATAAGGCGGAGATCCGGCCGCTCCTGCCCACGGCGCCCGCGCAGACAAACGGCAAGCGGATTGCGCTCGTCGGCGCCGGCCCCGCCTCACTGACGGTGGCGCGCGACATGGTGCCGCTCGGATACCAGTGCGTCCTCTTCGACGGCGACGCACGGGCGGGCGGGATGATCCGTACCCAAATCCCCAAGTTTCGCCTCCCGGAGTCGATCATTGACGAAGAGGTCGGGTACATCCTCGACATGGGCGTGGACCTTCGGCTCGGGGAGCGCGTCGACAGCCTGCGGGCGCTCCTCGCAGAGGGATACGATGCGATCTTCGTCGGCACGGGCGCGCCGCGCGGCCGCGACCTCAGCATCCCCGGTCGCGACGCGTCGCCGGAGCACATCCACATCGGCATCGACTGGCTGTCGAGCGTGTCGTTCGGGCACGTGCACCGCATCGGCCGGCGGGTGATCGTGTTGGGCGGCGGCAACACCGCGATGGACTGCTGCCGAACGTCCCGGCGGCTCGGCGGCGAGGACGTGCGCGTTGTGGTGCGCAGCGGCTTCGAAGAGATGAAGGCGTCGCCGTGGGAGAAGGAAGACGCGCTCCGCGAGGGCGTCACGATCCTCAATTTCTTGGTCCCGATGGAGTTCACGCACGAAGGAGGGCGGCTCACCGGTGTCGTGTTCCAACCGGTGAAGGCGCAGTACGACGCCAAGGGCCGCCGCGATCTGGTGCCCACGGGCGAGCCCCCGGTGCACATGGCGTGCGACGACGTGCTCATCGCGGTCGGGCAGGAGAACGCGTTCCCGTGGATCGAGCGCGACCTCGGGCTCGAGTTCGACAAGTGGGGTCTCCCCGTGCTCGACACGGTGACGTTTCAGTCGACGCTCCCGAACGTGTTCTTCGGCGGCGACTCCGCGTTTGGGCCGAAGAACATCATCTGGGCGGTGGCGCACGGTCACGAGGCGGCGATCTCGATGCACCTGCTGTGCCGCGGCGAGGACGTCCACGCGCGTCCGGCCCCGATGGTCACGCTCGTGAGCCAGAAGATGGGGATGCACGAGTGGGTGTACGACAACGAGGTGTCGGCGGACAAGCGGTTTCGCGTGCCGCTCCGCGCCGAGACCGTGACGCTCCGCGATCCCAAGGTGGAAGTCGAGCTCGGGTTCGATCAACAGCTCGCGCTGCTGGAGGCGAAGCGCTGCCTCAACTGCGACGTGCAGACGGTCTTCACGGACGACCGCTGCATCGAGTGCGACGCGTGTGTGGACATCTGCCCGGTGGATTGCATCAACTTCACGACGAACGGCGCCGAGGAGGACCTGCGCACGCGCCTGCGCGCGCCGGCGCGGAACCCGGAGCAGGACCTCTACGTCTCCGGCGCGCTGAAGACGGGCAGGGTGATGGTGAAGGACGAGGACGTGTGTCTGCACTGCGGGCTGTGCGCCGAACGATGCCCGACCGGCGCGTGGGACATGCAGAAGTTCTTGCTGGAGGTGGCGCACGCGGACGCGTGCGGACGGAAATGACGGCCGTTAACGACTTCGTGGTGCGGTTCGCAAACGTCAACGGATCCGGGTCCGCGAGCGCGAACCGTCTGTTCGCGCGGGCCGTGCTGCGGATGGGCGTGCCGGTGAGCCCGCGGAACATCTTTCCGTCGAACATCGAAGGGCTGCCGACGTGGTTCGAGGTGCGGGTGTCGGGCGAGGGGCACCTCGGGCGGAGGGGCGGGTACGACCTGCTCGTGGCGATGAACCCGCAGACGTGGGCCGAGGACGTGGCCGGGCTGGAGCCCGGCGGCTACCTGCTGCACGACTCGTCGAAACCGCTGGAACGCGCGGCGGTGCGCGACGACATTACGCTGCTGGGCGTGCCGCTCACCGAGATGTGCAACCGGGAGTACACGGATCCGCGTCAGCGCCAGTTGTTTCGGAACATTATGTACGTGGGCGCGCTCTCGGCGCTGCTCGACATGGATGTGTCCGAGATCGAACGGCTGCTGGGGGAGCAGTTCGGCGGCAAGCCGCGTCTCGTCGCGCCGAACGTGCGCGCGCTCCACCTGGGGCGCGACTACGCGCTGGCGCACCTGCCGTGCCCGATCGGGTTCCGGATCCAACGCGGCGCCGGCCTCGGTGACCGGGTCTTCATCGAAGGCAACTCCGCGGCCGGGCTGGGGTGCGTCTACGGCGGCGCGACCGTTGCGGCCTGGTACCCGATCACGCCGTCGTCCGGGTTGGCGGAAGCGTTCGCGCGGCACTGTCGGCGCTACCGCGTCGATCCGGCGACCGGCAAGCACCGCTACGCGATCGTGCAGGCCGAGGACGAACTCTCATCCATCGGCATGGTGATCGGTGCGGCGTGGAACGGCGCGCGGGCGTTTACCGCGACCTCGGGCCCCGGGATCTCACTGATGCAGGAGTTCCTCGGCCTCGCGTACTTCGCGGAGATCCCCGCCGTGATCTTCGACGTGCAGCGCGCCGGCCCGTCCACGGGCATGCCGACGCGCACCCAACAGGGCGACATCCTGGCGTGTGCGTACGCGTCGCACGGCGACACCAAGCACGTGCTGCTCATCCCCGAGGACCCGCGAGAGGCGTTCGAGTTCGCCGCGCTGTCGTTCGACCTGGCTGATCGTCTGCAGACCCCGGTGTTCGTGCTGTTGGACCTGGACATCGGGATGAACGAGTGGCTGTGCGCGCCGCTCGCCTGGGACGACGCCCGGCGGATGGACCGCGGGAAAGTCCTCACGGCGGAGGCGC from bacterium carries:
- a CDS encoding hydantoinase B/oxoprolinase family protein yields the protein MTDAAGRDERVFLEILHNRLQAVAEEMASVVLRTGFTVFVKETGDFSAALATRDGEVFAAPLATGTTNNPGKPHRPVIDAIPDWAEGDVVIANDPYTTGGLATHLADLYLFKPIFVAGRLLCFASCFIHSSDVGGKVPGSISPTCYDLFQEGFRLRPVKLYEQGRLNEPIRRLLLDNCRIPAQNWGDLKALLACLATAGRRMQQLADRYGFDRIDQGIEGVLAWAERRARQFIEEIPDGEYVFWDYLEADAWGGSPIRLRCRMEVRGSDLFLDFAGTDHQVRGAFNLPSLNQKAHYQFVPTLCRYFRTRDRSIPFNSGLVRPVHTNAPAGSLLNPLPPAAVGVRAATSIRIMDVLLGLLGQALPAEIPAAGAGQACIVLLAMHDPRSGRRRVGVIQPIVGGSGARPRQDGIDGMDFCVGFLRNVPAETLETDMPVLIEHYGLRPDSAGPGRYRGGMGLVLALRVLSPETVLTARGMERIQFRPWGRCGGAPGSLGHATVATERGESRSTGKIDELLLQPGEVITFFSQGGGGYGDPYTRDPEAVAADVRRGLVSPEAAERDYGVVLSGRTVDVDATTRLRARPRGRRPDFAYGPEREALDAIWSDPARMALHAALEAQPPGFRSYMRETLIRALTARAGPGGTVRADDIADAVRECRDRIAPSA
- a CDS encoding hydantoinase B/oxoprolinase family protein, whose amino-acid sequence is MAMDPVFLEIFKNRIQAISEEMANVVLRTGFTVFVKETADFGTFLLSPIGETFGSPVVTGVNLSLAIPGEGVVAAVPEWHEGDIVITNDPYATSGLSTHLADVWLVKPIFAEGRIIAFGCCFVHSSDVGGKVPGSISPTSYDIFQEGVRIAPVKLYDRGTLNEQILRVFLDNCRIPEQNWGDLRALMASLHTGERRLHELVVRYGVTQVERGIQGLLAYAEHQVRAMIREIPDGEYAFWDYLEGGPGGYPIRLRCRLVVTGDEILMDFEGTDPQVRAAFNLPSCNKQGHYMLVPTLVRYFRTLDPSCPWNSGMVRPVSNRAPAGSVLNPEPPAACGVRAATFIRLMDVVIGALSQAQPDRLPAAGAGQACIVLLAMDDVRTGRHQVGVVQPICGGSGARPMRDGIDGMDFSVGYLRNVPAETLETDMPILIERYGLRQDSGGAGRYRGGSGIELTVRVFAPDTVMTARGMERMRFRPWGRLGGSPGENGTAVKNLHAPDETPTGRIDELLLQPGDAVTFLSQGGGGYGDPYERDVERVRSDVRRGLVSAEAARTEYGVVIADGRVDDAATQTLRSSRPARRTPFVFGPERDAFEAVWSDAMQLALNRCLMTYPLALRNYLKQRAMTEIDARAAARRAPAPGEIAGLVRELFERMAGGGGALSGDRAAVRS
- a CDS encoding FAD-dependent oxidoreductase — its product is MQPTNPRDPNYYHKVVDCQWACPAHTPVPEYIRLIAAGRYTDAYMVNWWSNVFPGILGRTCDRPCEPACRRVRVEEEPVAICRLKRVAADHKAEIRPLLPTAPAQTNGKRIALVGAGPASLTVARDMVPLGYQCVLFDGDARAGGMIRTQIPKFRLPESIIDEEVGYILDMGVDLRLGERVDSLRALLAEGYDAIFVGTGAPRGRDLSIPGRDASPEHIHIGIDWLSSVSFGHVHRIGRRVIVLGGGNTAMDCCRTSRRLGGEDVRVVVRSGFEEMKASPWEKEDALREGVTILNFLVPMEFTHEGGRLTGVVFQPVKAQYDAKGRRDLVPTGEPPVHMACDDVLIAVGQENAFPWIERDLGLEFDKWGLPVLDTVTFQSTLPNVFFGGDSAFGPKNIIWAVAHGHEAAISMHLLCRGEDVHARPAPMVTLVSQKMGMHEWVYDNEVSADKRFRVPLRAETVTLRDPKVEVELGFDQQLALLEAKRCLNCDVQTVFTDDRCIECDACVDICPVDCINFTTNGAEEDLRTRLRAPARNPEQDLYVSGALKTGRVMVKDEDVCLHCGLCAERCPTGAWDMQKFLLEVAHADACGRK
- a CDS encoding 2-oxoacid:acceptor oxidoreductase subunit alpha — encoded protein: MTAVNDFVVRFANVNGSGSASANRLFARAVLRMGVPVSPRNIFPSNIEGLPTWFEVRVSGEGHLGRRGGYDLLVAMNPQTWAEDVAGLEPGGYLLHDSSKPLERAAVRDDITLLGVPLTEMCNREYTDPRQRQLFRNIMYVGALSALLDMDVSEIERLLGEQFGGKPRLVAPNVRALHLGRDYALAHLPCPIGFRIQRGAGLGDRVFIEGNSAAGLGCVYGGATVAAWYPITPSSGLAEAFARHCRRYRVDPATGKHRYAIVQAEDELSSIGMVIGAAWNGARAFTATSGPGISLMQEFLGLAYFAEIPAVIFDVQRAGPSTGMPTRTQQGDILACAYASHGDTKHVLLIPEDPREAFEFAALSFDLADRLQTPVFVLLDLDIGMNEWLCAPLAWDDARRMDRGKVLTAEALDAGAKFGRYLDVDGDGIPYRTYPGTHPTRGAFFSRGTTKDRYARYTEDGQTYVDNMERLMQKFETAKGLVPAPLVQSAPRPARTGVIYYGSTAPALREALAMLERQGIVLDALRVRAFPFAAAVAEFITGHDRVFIVEQNRDAQLRTLIVNECGIDPSRLVPVLHYDGTPITATFIARAIAAQTEAAVAAREAVAR